The Acipenser ruthenus chromosome 56, fAciRut3.2 maternal haplotype, whole genome shotgun sequence genome segment GAACCCCGTTTACCAGCCTGGTAACAAATCCTGTTTGAGATGTGCACATTTTTTCAAATGCCTTTTCCtacctcttttttttatttaatcctttatttatttatattacatatAACCAAAGAAATCAACAAAAGTTAAGGAAAGCCTTACCCTATGTATATATACCCCCTCACCCCACAACACCCCACCCACAGCCGTGGAATCCAACAAGGAAacaatcttgaacaaagatgaTTGAGATAaccattagaacataagaacataagaaagtttccaaacgagaggaggccccattcagcccatcttgctcgtttggttgttagtagcttattgatcccagaatctcatcaagcagcttcttgaaggatcccagggtgtcagcttcaacaacattactggggagttggttccagaccctcacaattctctgtgtaaaaaagtgcctcctattttctgttctgaatgtcatTATACATATTgaactcaatattttaaataaacaaacaaataagtaaataaataagaaacattataaaatgatatcgcagaagtctaccggaagccttcatagtagtacagtatttcatgttagatttgaaaatgtctcattttttaaatttttgtcagtttttctgttaagtatttggaaaactacaaagggtatgttattcaatatgttcaatatcattattcagagggtttcattcaactttatgaagcagaagTCATAGAATAGATAGATAGCTAAATAGACCAATTCATAAATGAACAAATATTATCAACAAGTTGCAGgacagagattattattatttatttcttagcagacgcccttatccagggcaacttacaattgttacaagatagaacattatttttacatacaattactcatttatacagttgggtttttactggagcaatctaggtaaagtaccttgctcaagggtacagcagcagtgtcccccacctgggattgaacccacgaccctccggtcaagagtccagagccctaaccactactccacactgctgattagTATTGAGGATGTCATTCACTGATTGGTTAAGGCATCAATATTCACTAGAAAGTTGAAAGCGATTCCAGACCATATCAAATTCTGTGGTTCTTTCCTGTAGTCAGAGGGTCTCTCAAGAGATGCATGTTCAGTTGTTAAATTAAGCCGTTATGTGATTGAGACATTAGTCCTATGTTTCCACTTTTGTAATATAGCCTTGTTTGCTattgcaagagagagagagaagtagaAATGTGGACTGATGAAGGGGTGTGACATTCATCTAGAACCACttctccaattgtgatgaaacttgctaggacatttttttttttaactcaagtcATAGTTCGTATCATAATGCTGGGATAAATGGAGGGTATTTGAAGTATGTCTATATGCTTGTCCATCTCTCAGCCACACATGCATTTTTCACATACACAGTTGTTTTCACGCCCGCAATGGCTCAAAAAAAGATCATTGTGGCTGCATGTGAGAGAACGAAAAAACAGAAATTCTTTTAACAATGTGGGCTGACTCTGAAACCCAGAAACAGTATACACGTTCTTTCAATCGCAGCATTTGTTGctcaggcagtttttttttttgtttgtttgttattgcagcacaatactatcccacaatcccccagtgactTTTTTGAGTCATGACAAGATCTTCCAAGGTTGGTCATGTTTGGAAAACGCACTGACACATGTTTTTCTTGGCCATCAGTGGAGATGAGgccttatatttgttttatttatattgtatatctaGACAACTGCGTAGATCTAGAGAAACTTGTAAAGGATCTTCTTTAGCACAACTTATTCAGCGGATTATAATttaggggtctgtctgtgtgtcacagtttcctattttaaaacatacctggtactacactaggttgaaGAACTCTGTTCGCAAGCCCTGCTTTCACATGGTGTTGCACTTTCCTGTccttaaccaatcagctgcttcccctctcGGGTGACATCctctcagccagtaacatgctttgacccaaaaGACATTGCTCTAGTTCAAGTGTAGGAGATTTCAAAAGGCATGGAACAGAATTTTATTTAACTAAGTGCCAGatgagttttaaaatgaaaacagatgtTTGATAAACGAGTTTCTTTcaaaaatgcacatttgagacttgaAGCTTATAGAAGTGCAAAAGAGGTACTGtttttttggaaatgttttaGTTTAAATATCTTTCGTGCAACGCCGTTATATCGTTTCAGTGTACTGGCTACTGTGTTTGCTTAGACAGtaaatggtttattttatgtacaataatgcaaatttaaaaagcaaaacgaTGCTAATGTATGTGATGAATAGGTGTTGATGTTTTATTTAGCTATTCAAAAGGTAAAGTGAAAAACGTAAAGTCgtctttttttaatcacaaaaaaaaagtggCGTTTCTGTTACACAATATTGATTTCACTTGAAGTACTGGGGAATACTATGCCATTATGCAGAGATGACATGGATTTCTGTGGCATGACTAAACGTGTGCTggtactgtttattttaaaattaaaagtcACAACAAGCTGGTTTATTTGATGCAAtgttgtttgcttttaaaaaaaaaaaaactcgataTGCGTTTGTATAAAGGTGACgtgtatatataaatgaaaatacaatattgctATTCTTTATCCTTTTATTTTGAACATGCAGTTCTACAATTAATTCTGCTAACGCAATCAGGCCCACACATTAATGTACCAAAAAAAACTTTGCTAAAACAAAACTACGTCACATTCCCTCGGCCTACTGGCCAGGGGCGGTACTAGGGGGTACTCTGCGGGGGTTCTGATTGGGCTAGCGCTTGCGTTCGTCCGGCCAATCGGGAAGCAGCAATGGTGTAAACAAACCACGGGACGGAAAGATCCCTCTCCGATAGGCTGAGGGGTTTCGGCGCGGCGGCCGGGAGCCAATCAGCCGGACGGGTGTTCTGGTAAGCTAGCAAGAGCGACGCTGAGGGAAGTGCAGGggagaatgaaaaacaaaacaagcggAGAGGGAAGTTTTTACTGCAAGCTGTCGTTTTATCACCTGTGCGTATAAAGCAGTTAGAGGACCGGGCACACGCTGTTTGGTTTAAGCAGAAGGTAGGCGGTTTATTTTGACCGGGGGGGTGGTgtgcgcgggggggggggggggggggttcttttttgtttttctgtttcaatttaattcaacgtcagggagaaaaaaaaataaaaaatgagcgACTGTTCGGAGAACGGGGACTCCTCTTCATCCAAACCCAGACGGCAACGCGCGTCCCCGAGTCCGGAGCGCGCAGCACCGGCCGCCAAAAAGGCGAAAGTGGATAAGACAGAGAGCGAGGCGCTCCTTTCCCCTCCTCAGAATGGAGACTCAAAAAAGCCGACACAAGATACAGCGAAGACGCAaaacgacgaggaggaggaggaggctgctGTTGAATTGCCCTCATTTGCTTCTGAAGCTGATAAGGAAGAGGCGCGGGAGTGCGACAGCGCGCCCCCGGTAGGCGAGGACGCGGACAGCAGCTCGAGCGCTGCCCCTGTCGGGGACGCGCCGCCTGCTTCGGGAGGGAGCGCGCTTCTTAAAGACACAGAGCAGCAGCACGACTCGGATTGGGCTGCAATGGTTGCGGCAGAAGCGTTGGCTAGCTTGAcacggggaggaggaggaggaggaggaggtgacaCGGAGAAAGAAGTGTCACGGAAGGCCGAAACCAAACGAAAGTCTGTGAAAAGCAGTACAACAAATGCAAAACCAGAGGACTGCCCGACAGAAGGCGCCTCCTCGCAACACACAGACTCGGATAGCGGTGAAGGTAGCCCAATAGTTCGGGCCTCGGGCCCTGATAAGGCCGGGTCCGCCTCAGAAGCAGGCAAGCCCAGTGAAACAGACAGGGTTGTGGACAGCGAGGGGGCTGAGGCCATATACACCAGCGTGGAGGACGAAGAAGCAGAGGTAGAAACGGGCTCTTCGTCCCCCGCTGGCTCCTcttcgtcctcctcctcctcctcctcctcctccgcggAGGATGCGGAGTGCGCTATCGTTTCCGTGGAGACCCGGGTTGCCCCGGAGACCAGGCGTTCCCTGGAAACGCTGGCACAGATCCAGGGCGAGCTGGAGGAGATTGAAAAGCGCGCCGCGCGCCTCTACCGCCGCATGGAGCTGAAGTTTAACCAGATGAGGAGACCGCATGTGGAGAAGAGGAACGCCGTCATTCAGGGCATCCCCGGGTTCTGGGTCACCGCTGTATCCTTTTAGCACAGAGATGCGTCTCCCACGCCACTGAGAGCTGTCAAACCTGTATTCTCCaaggcagggcttcccaaccccgGTCCAGGGGGGGACCCccatgtgtctgctggttttcattccaactgagctctcaattactgaaccagacccttaactgaactaatagCGCGTAAACCGTGGCAGATTTCAAGTTTGCTGTAACAGTTTGTAAGTAAcatgaactctgcaactttttagcagaaaaaaacattaaaaaggtctaatttagcaaattaacTGTTCaatttaagggtctagttaagtaactgagagctcagttggaatgaaaagcagAAAGCACAGCGGGTCCCCAGGACTAAGCTGGGAAGCCCTGATTCAAGTCACTGTCTATGCATGTgtatcagggcttctcaaacctgGTCCtcgggacccctgtgtcttctggttccAACTATGCTCTCGattacttttatttgaataacTCTTTTGCTTAATTgggctttttttaattgttctcagctctgtGGGAGATTTCAAGTTACCCATAACATTTTATAACTTGAACTGCAGCTTTTAAGAGCTGGCAACAATTGGGAATACATTGTGATTTATCCAAAGCAGGGGTCCTATGGTGGCGCAGTTAATCAGTGACATGGTGGTGTAAGACAAGTCTGCATAAAATGTCTGTAGCATC includes the following:
- the LOC117404348 gene encoding testis-specific Y-encoded-like protein 4 yields the protein MSDCSENGDSSSSKPRRQRASPSPERAAPAAKKAKVDKTESEALLSPPQNGDSKKPTQDTAKTQNDEEEEEAAVELPSFASEADKEEARECDSAPPVGEDADSSSSAAPVGDAPPASGGSALLKDTEQQHDSDWAAMVAAEALASLTRGGGGGGGGDTEKEVSRKAETKRKSVKSSTTNAKPEDCPTEGASSQHTDSDSGEGSPIVRASGPDKAGSASEAGKPSETDRVVDSEGAEAIYTSVEDEEAEVETGSSSPAGSSSSSSSSSSSSAEDAECAIVSVETRVAPETRRSLETLAQIQGELEEIEKRAARLYRRMELKFNQMRRPHVEKRNAVIQGIPGFWVTAFLNHPQISAHIDEHDEDALSFMTNLEVEHFKGARLGYRICFRFSRNPYFHNEVLVKEFHLRANGASISFSNPICWLRGRNLAAHSGMVKGPGSLRVYQSFFSWFTDHSSPTTDEIAELLKDDLWKNPLQYYLLPLSQGAENGRQVGNGNGDECVVISDSDEEVPAEDESKEDGSEEGESSEEETQADREVVIDGSEESRSGEEKEEGDEEEDEDDEDDDDAAADDDEEEEEEEEEGVSDEQDEEEVDVEELDESLGSKGQEAEVKGQYEEDQEDIEVDGDEDG